In Methylobacterium sp. WL1, the sequence AACCGATACCGCCCCGGTCGGATCGTCCTGGCCGGTTCGGCGGCCGCCGCGAGACGCGTGACAGGAATTTTTCATCTGGCACGTCCGGAAGAGGCCCTCAGCAGCATCCGCACCGCGCTCGCCCTCTCGGAGGTGCGGCTCGGCGACCGGCTCGTCATTCTCCGCTGAGGTCGGCGAGGCCGGCGCGGGAGCCATTGGGTTTTTTTGCGGGCTCGTCACCCGGGGCACGTCTGAAGAGTCAGGCGGGCGATCATGACCCGCCGGGCCGCGGTTGCAAACCGCGCGGGGACGGTGGGGCGAATGACGGTTCAAGAACGCGGGGCGAACCGGACGGGGAATGGCTGTCGCATGGTCATCGGATTGAGTGGTGTCGCGGCGTTGGTGCTCGCCATTCCGACGCCGACCTCGGCAGCCATCGACCATGCGGCGCGGGACGGGACGGCCATCGGCGCGCGGATCACCCGCATTGCCGCAATCGTCGCGGACGCGGACGCGGACGAGACCCTGGATTTCGCCATCGCGGCTCAGCCCCTGGACGAGGCCCTGGCGGCCTACGGAGCGATCAGCGGCGTCCAGTTGATCTACGACAGTCACGCGACTCGCCGGCTCCGCGCGACACCGATCACCGGACGCTACGACCGGGTGGAAGCGCTCCGCCGATTGCTCGCGGGTACGGGGCTGGTGCCGCAATTCACGGCGCAGCGCTCGGCGACCCTCGTGGGCATCGTCGCCGAGGTCGAGCCCGCCGGCATCCAGGACGGCGGCGTCGTCTTGGATGCGCTGGAGGTGACCAGCGAAACCGCCGTCGGACCCACACATGGCTACGTCGCCCGCGGCAGCACGACCGCGACCAAGACCGGCACGTCGCTTCTCGAAACGCCCCAGGCGGTCAACGTCATCGGCCGAAAGGAGATCGAGGATCGGCAGGCGCAGAGCGTCAGCCAAGCGCTTCTCTACACGCCGGGGGTTCTCACCCAGTACGGCACGGACGTGCGCTACGATTGGCTCTACGTCCGCGGCTTCGTGCCCGGGCGCTACCTCGACGGGTTGCGCCTGCCGTTCGGTGCTCGCGGATACTCGCAGCCGCGCATCGAATCCTACGGCCTGGAGCGCATCGAATTGCTGAAGGGCCCGGCCTCGGGGCTCTACGGGCAGAACTCGCCGGGCGGTCTGCTCAACCTCGTCAGCAAGCGGCCGAGCGCGGTTCCCGTGCGTGAGATCCAGCTCCAGACCGGCAGCTTCGGACGCGCACAGGCCGCATTCGATCTGTCGGGTCCGATCGATCCGGACGGCAGAATCCTGTACCGGCTCACCGGCCTCGCGCGCACCACCGGCACCCAGGTCGACGATCTGGAGGAGGATCGGGTCTTCATCGCACCGAGCGTCACGTTCCGGCCGGATTCCGACACGTCGCTCACGATTCTCTCGCAATACCTGCACATCGATTCGCCCGGAGGCGGCGCGCCACAAGGCCTGCCGACGCTCGGCACCCTGTACACGAACCCGCGCGGGCGCATTCCGACCAGCCGGTTCATCGGTGAGCCGAACTACGATCGCTTCAAGCTCGACCAGGGCTTCATCGGCTACACCTTCGAACATCGGTCCAACGACGTCTGGACCGTGCGCCAGAACCTGCGCTTCGCCCATGTCGAAGCCGACACCCAGCGGGTTCAGGCCATCGGGCTCGGGGCCGACGGCCGCACGCTCTCCCGCTACGCCTGGGCCTTCCCAGAGCACTCGAACCTGTTCAACGTCGACAATCAGGCGGAGGCGCGCTTCTCCACCGGGCCCTTCGACCATACCCTGCTCCTCGGCGCCGATTACCTGCGCGAAGATGCGCGCTACGACGAATCGCAATTGCGGGTCGTCCCCTCGGTCAACATCTTCGCGCCGGTCTACGCGGGTACGGTCACCCGGCCGCCGCTGGGCACGCGGATCACGCAAGGCCGCAACCAAGTCGGCCTCTACACGCAGGACGAGATCCGCTTCGGCGGCTTCAGCCTCACGCTGAGCGGGCGGCAGGACTGGGCCGACGCCGTCACCCGCACCCGGACGGCAGCGACCGGTGCATTGGCGCGGGTGAAGCAGGACGATGCCGCCTTCACCGGTCGGGTCGGACTGAGCTATCTCTTCGACGGCGGCTTCGCCCCCTATGTGAGCTACGCGACCTCGTTCCAGCCGACCTCCGGCACGAACCGGCACGGCTCACCGTTCGCGCCCACCACCGGGGATCAGATCGAGGGCGGCATCAAGGTGCAGCCGACAGGAACGAACCTCCTGCTGACCGGGGCGGTCTTCGACCTGAGGCAGCAGAACGTGCTGACGCCGGATGCCATCGACTTCCGCTTCAATACCCAGGCCGGCGCGGCACGGGTCCGCGGGCTGGAACTCGAGGCCAAGGCGAGCCTGACCGACAGTCTCGACCTCGTCGCCTCCTATGCGGCCATGACCAGTCGATTCACCAAGGCGAACGCCGATGCGACGGGAGCCAGCATCGTCGGGAACGAACTGCCGTTCGTTCCGCGCCATCAGGCGTCCGTCTGGCTCGACTATACGATCCGGACGGGCGACTGGGCGGGCCTCGGCCTGGGAGCGGGCGTTCGCTACATCGGTGTTTCGGTGGGCGACAACGCCAATCTCTATCGGACACCGGTCGTCACGCTCGTCGACGCGGCCTTGCGGTATGATTTCGGGTATCGCTACCCCGCCCTGAAGGGCATCGATCTCGCGCTCAACGCGACGAATCTCTTCGACAAAACCTACGTGACGACGTGCATCGCTGCCACCGGGTGTTTCTACGGTAATAGGCAGACGATCCTCGCGACGCTGCGCTATCGTTGGTGACGGTCAGGAACATCGGCCGAAGAGCCCCGGCGGATCGTTAACTCTTTGGGGACGGTTCTTGACCCTGACCCACCAAACTGGTCCGCGCTGAGCGCAAGTTTTTCGGGCATCCTGAACCCTGAAGGAGGGTGGATGCCATGCCTCGCAAACGCTTCACGAACGAACAGATCGCCTTCGCCCTGCGGCAGGCGGAGAATGGTGCGACGGTGGATGAGGTCTGCCGGAAGATGGGCGTGTCCGAGCCGACGTTCTACCGCTGGAAGAAGCAGTTCGTCGGCATGGGCGTGCCGGAGATCCGCCGGCTCAAGCAATTAGAGGACGAGAACAGTAAGCTGAAGAGGCTGGTCGCCGATCTGACGCTGGACCGCTCCATGTTGCAGGATGTGCTCAAGCGAAAGTGGTGAGGCCCGCCGCTCGCCGTGAGGTCGCCGGCCACCTGCAGGTGGCCTACGACATCAGCGAGCGTCGGGCCTGCCAGGCCACCGGCTTCGGCCGTTCGTCGCAGCGCTACAGGAAGCGCTCGGACCCTCAAGTAGCGCTGCGCATGCGGCTGAAGGAGTTGGCCGCCGCGCGGGTGCGCTACGGCTACCGACGGCTGCACATCCTGTTGCGACGGGAGGGCTGGAAGGT encodes:
- a CDS encoding TonB-dependent siderophore receptor, with the protein product MVIGLSGVAALVLAIPTPTSAAIDHAARDGTAIGARITRIAAIVADADADETLDFAIAAQPLDEALAAYGAISGVQLIYDSHATRRLRATPITGRYDRVEALRRLLAGTGLVPQFTAQRSATLVGIVAEVEPAGIQDGGVVLDALEVTSETAVGPTHGYVARGSTTATKTGTSLLETPQAVNVIGRKEIEDRQAQSVSQALLYTPGVLTQYGTDVRYDWLYVRGFVPGRYLDGLRLPFGARGYSQPRIESYGLERIELLKGPASGLYGQNSPGGLLNLVSKRPSAVPVREIQLQTGSFGRAQAAFDLSGPIDPDGRILYRLTGLARTTGTQVDDLEEDRVFIAPSVTFRPDSDTSLTILSQYLHIDSPGGGAPQGLPTLGTLYTNPRGRIPTSRFIGEPNYDRFKLDQGFIGYTFEHRSNDVWTVRQNLRFAHVEADTQRVQAIGLGADGRTLSRYAWAFPEHSNLFNVDNQAEARFSTGPFDHTLLLGADYLREDARYDESQLRVVPSVNIFAPVYAGTVTRPPLGTRITQGRNQVGLYTQDEIRFGGFSLTLSGRQDWADAVTRTRTAATGALARVKQDDAAFTGRVGLSYLFDGGFAPYVSYATSFQPTSGTNRHGSPFAPTTGDQIEGGIKVQPTGTNLLLTGAVFDLRQQNVLTPDAIDFRFNTQAGAARVRGLELEAKASLTDSLDLVASYAAMTSRFTKANADATGASIVGNELPFVPRHQASVWLDYTIRTGDWAGLGLGAGVRYIGVSVGDNANLYRTPVVTLVDAALRYDFGYRYPALKGIDLALNATNLFDKTYVTTCIAATGCFYGNRQTILATLRYRW